The following are encoded in a window of Candidatus Desulfofervidus auxilii genomic DNA:
- a CDS encoding cyclase family protein has protein sequence MKIIDLSLPIDDSVFEPLKVEIKRWGHKRGGDRFGLRWALSKGIKGILNYILGKERITHSSFKDGAFLALEQVKATVHTGTHLDAPYHFGPKTQGKRAKRIEEIPLEWCYGNGVVLDLSHKRPGEFITKEDIKEAIKKIGYEIKPFDIVLIRTGADRFFGTKKYFSHFPGMSKEAVAYILGFNVKVIGIDAFSFDRPFHVMIRDFLKTKDNSYLWPAHFYGREKEYCHIERLANLDKIPKPYGFKVVCFPIKIKNASAAWVRAVAIIE, from the coding sequence ATGAAGATTATAGATTTAAGTCTCCCTATAGATGATAGTGTTTTTGAGCCTCTTAAAGTAGAGATAAAGAGATGGGGGCATAAAAGGGGTGGGGATCGATTTGGTTTGAGATGGGCTCTTTCCAAAGGAATAAAGGGCATTTTAAATTATATTTTAGGTAAAGAAAGGATTACACATTCTTCTTTTAAAGATGGTGCTTTTTTAGCTTTAGAACAAGTAAAGGCAACAGTGCATACAGGGACTCATCTTGATGCCCCATATCATTTTGGCCCTAAAACTCAAGGAAAGAGGGCAAAAAGGATAGAGGAAATTCCCTTAGAATGGTGTTATGGTAATGGTGTTGTTTTAGACCTTTCTCATAAAAGACCAGGAGAATTTATTACAAAAGAAGATATAAAAGAGGCAATTAAAAAAATAGGATATGAAATAAAACCCTTTGACATTGTGTTAATTCGTACAGGGGCAGATAGATTTTTTGGGACAAAAAAATATTTTTCCCATTTTCCAGGAATGAGTAAAGAAGCAGTCGCTTATATTTTAGGATTTAATGTAAAGGTTATTGGGATTGATGCCTTTAGTTTTGACCGTCCTTTTCATGTGATGATAAGAGATTTTTTAAAAACAAAGGATAACAGTTATCTTTGGCCTGCCCATTTTTATGGAAGGGAAAAAGAATATTGTCATATAGAGAGATTGGCTAATTTAGATAAGATTCCAAAACCTTATGGTTTTAAAGTAGTTTGTTTTCCTATAAAGATAAAAAATGCAAGTGCAGCCTGGGTAAGGGCTGTAGCGATTATTGAATAA
- a CDS encoding beta-ketoacyl-[acyl-carrier-protein] synthase family protein, protein MKKRVVVTGIGVLSPNGIGKEAFFEGMVYGKSAIRKVTDFDVSQFHSQIAAQIKDFDPFYFGLTKEEVERMDRYVQFAVACVEMAIEDAKLLLNKEEKERIGVCLANAICGTRYMEEEFLRVTNFGKEPIDPRKARPFLYDASMFNTPSSEIASRYKLKGICTTVSTGCTAGTDAVGFAYEAIQNGEADIMITGAAEAPLCPITFAAFDVLNVISSRNDEPEKASRPFDKERDGFVLSEGCGILILEELNHALKRGAHIYCEITGFGTCCNAYHMTDLPEDGDAMAACINFTLKDAKLPPESIDYINAHGSSTKQNDVFETNAYKKVFGKNAYKIPISSLKSMIGHPLAAANSIELVACALVFERDILPPTINQEVPDPVCDLDYIANKAREKRVNHILKTSSGFSGIHSSMILSRWNSR, encoded by the coding sequence ATGAAAAAACGAGTGGTTGTTACAGGGATAGGTGTTCTTTCCCCCAATGGTATTGGTAAAGAGGCATTCTTTGAAGGTATGGTCTATGGCAAATCAGCAATAAGAAAGGTAACTGATTTTGATGTCTCTCAATTTCATTCCCAGATTGCGGCTCAGATAAAAGATTTTGACCCATTTTACTTTGGGCTTACCAAAGAAGAAGTAGAAAGGATGGATCGCTATGTGCAATTTGCTGTAGCTTGTGTAGAGATGGCTATAGAAGATGCAAAGCTGCTTTTAAATAAAGAGGAAAAAGAAAGGATTGGAGTTTGTTTAGCCAATGCTATCTGTGGCACAAGATATATGGAAGAAGAATTTTTAAGGGTAACAAATTTTGGAAAGGAACCTATTGATCCAAGGAAAGCAAGACCATTCCTTTATGATGCCTCTATGTTTAATACTCCCTCAAGCGAAATAGCATCACGTTACAAGTTAAAGGGTATTTGCACAACAGTTTCTACTGGATGTACAGCAGGCACAGATGCTGTAGGTTTTGCTTATGAAGCCATTCAAAATGGAGAGGCAGATATTATGATTACAGGGGCAGCAGAAGCACCACTTTGCCCTATTACCTTTGCTGCTTTTGATGTTTTAAATGTCATTTCTTCTAGAAATGATGAACCTGAGAAGGCTTCAAGACCATTTGATAAGGAAAGGGATGGATTTGTGCTCTCAGAAGGATGCGGCATTTTAATATTAGAGGAGTTAAATCATGCCTTAAAGCGAGGTGCACATATCTATTGTGAAATCACTGGTTTTGGCACCTGTTGTAATGCCTATCATATGACAGATTTACCAGAAGATGGTGATGCTATGGCTGCTTGTATAAATTTTACTTTAAAAGACGCAAAATTACCTCCTGAATCAATTGATTATATAAATGCCCATGGAAGTTCTACTAAACAAAATGATGTCTTTGAAACAAATGCCTATAAAAAGGTCTTTGGTAAAAATGCTTATAAAATTCCTATAAGTTCTCTTAAATCTATGATTGGTCATCCTTTAGCTGCTGCCAATAGTATAGAGCTTGTCGCCTGTGCCTTGGTCTTTGAAAGAGACATTTTACCACCTACGATAAATCAAGAAGTGCCTGATCCAGTATGTGATTTGGATTATATTGCAAATAAAGCAAGAGAAAAAAGGGTCAATCATATTCTTAAAACTAGTAGTGGTTTCTCTGGCATTCATTCTTCTATGATATTGAGCAGATGGAACTCAAGATGA
- a CDS encoding glycyl-radical enzyme activating protein, which yields MKGLIFNIQRYSIQDGPGIRTTVFMKGCPLKCIWCANPEGQKPVPEILYDKNKCNKCYKCVDACLNGAISIFQDGFIDINRRMCKRCKNYSCIDACEEEAIKLVGRFVTIEELMQEVEKDSLFYRNSNGGVTLSGGEPTKQFEFILEFFKNCKEKGIHTTLDTCGYTSWDFLKRILEYTDLVLYDIKHIDPEKHKKLTGVSNEIILNNAKNLLSAKVPTIFRIPIIPGYNDEKENIEATARFLKEIGGKEVNLLPYHRLGIRKYERLGINYPLKIKSPNKKSLEEIKTIFEEKGLKCIII from the coding sequence ATGAAAGGATTGATTTTCAACATTCAACGTTATTCTATCCAAGATGGTCCAGGTATTAGAACAACTGTGTTTATGAAAGGATGTCCTTTAAAGTGTATATGGTGTGCTAATCCAGAAGGGCAAAAACCTGTGCCTGAGATTCTTTATGATAAAAATAAATGTAATAAATGCTATAAATGTGTGGATGCCTGTTTAAATGGTGCTATTAGTATTTTTCAAGATGGATTTATTGACATTAATCGGCGTATGTGTAAAAGATGTAAAAATTATTCTTGTATAGATGCATGTGAAGAAGAAGCAATTAAATTAGTGGGAAGATTTGTTACTATAGAAGAATTAATGCAAGAAGTAGAAAAAGATAGTTTATTTTATCGCAATTCTAATGGTGGGGTAACTTTATCTGGGGGAGAGCCAACAAAACAGTTTGAATTTATTTTAGAGTTTTTTAAAAATTGTAAAGAAAAAGGCATCCACACCACATTAGATACATGTGGTTATACATCATGGGATTTTTTAAAAAGGATTTTAGAATATACCGACTTGGTTCTATATGACATTAAACATATTGATCCTGAAAAACATAAAAAATTAACAGGTGTTTCTAATGAGATTATTTTAAATAATGCAAAAAATTTATTAAGTGCCAAAGTGCCAACTATTTTTAGAATACCTATTATCCCAGGATATAACGATGAAAAAGAAAATATTGAAGCCACAGCAAGATTTTTAAAAGAAATTGGAGGGAAAGAGGTAAATCTCCTTCCTTATCATAGATTAGGTATAAGAAAATATGAAAGACTTGGGATAAATTATCCTTTAAAGATTAAATCACCTAATAAAAAATCCCTTGAGGAGATAAAAACAATTTTTGAAGAAAAAGGATTAAAATGCATAATAATATAA
- a CDS encoding SDR family oxidoreductase — protein MNGLKGKTVIIIGATGGIGKAIAETLAKEGMNLVIAARNKEMLEKIANEFSKKYKIKTLPVPCDITKQADLENLVNVAIKEFKKIDALINSAGISSQYPFQEQPLEDIPRLIYTNYFGPVMLTRLIINHFIKNKAGAIINIVSGSTLVDPPPRNFIVYTSLKQALRAFGKGLFWELRDFNIKVTSILPGVTDTALTQGLKDISVDKSRLMGTKAIEDAVKFALSVPANVCPLEISVINQRTPWTKPVIPYKQEHPKK, from the coding sequence ATGAATGGATTAAAGGGGAAAACAGTTATTATCATAGGGGCAACTGGTGGGATTGGTAAGGCGATTGCAGAAACATTGGCAAAAGAGGGGATGAATTTAGTGATTGCTGCCCGTAATAAAGAAATGCTTGAAAAAATAGCAAATGAATTTTCTAAAAAATATAAGATAAAGACATTGCCTGTACCCTGTGATATTACAAAACAAGCTGATTTAGAAAATCTGGTAAATGTGGCGATTAAAGAATTTAAAAAGATAGATGCATTAATCAATAGTGCTGGTATTAGCAGTCAATATCCATTTCAAGAACAACCATTAGAAGACATCCCAAGGCTTATATATACGAATTATTTTGGTCCAGTAATGCTTACACGTTTAATTATTAATCATTTTATAAAAAATAAAGCTGGAGCTATTATAAACATTGTCTCTGGCTCCACCTTAGTAGACCCCCCACCAAGAAACTTTATTGTCTATACCTCGCTTAAACAGGCATTAAGGGCTTTTGGAAAGGGACTTTTTTGGGAATTAAGGGATTTTAATATAAAAGTGACATCAATTTTACCTGGTGTAACAGATACAGCTTTAACCCAAGGATTAAAGGACATTTCTGTGGATAAATCTCGTCTTATGGGCACAAAAGCAATAGAGGATGCAGTGAAGTTTGCGCTTTCTGTACCGGCAAATGTCTGTCCTTTGGAGATTTCAGTGATTAATCAGCGTACACCTTGGACAAAACCTGTCATTCCATATAAGCAGGAGCATCCAAAAAAATGA
- a CDS encoding amidohydrolase family protein, which yields MIFDAHTHWLPKKIIENAHFFSNIWGDIEKQIEVMDKFKIDKALLIYPTTDAYKKLGFKEVARVYNDAIAEIINKYPERFIGAAILPIDKKEMIEEFERIKKLGFKAISLATSFDGIYLDDERFYPLYERLEALNMPIFVHPQIINPIGYERIKDPLLTPVIEFVFDTTMCIGKLIVAGIFKKFKDLKFIFAHLGGVMPFIKERFDIIYKMLRKRNIVKDIFAMPSEYLKKLIVDTSGTTSHSALMCTIEMVGTDHILWGSDYPGNPDISNSIKAIKRLNISEEEKKKILGENIKRLLK from the coding sequence ATGATATTTGACGCCCACACCCACTGGCTACCAAAAAAAATTATTGAAAATGCCCATTTTTTCTCAAATATTTGGGGAGATATTGAAAAACAAATAGAAGTAATGGATAAATTCAAGATTGATAAAGCACTTCTTATTTATCCTACTACTGATGCCTATAAAAAGTTGGGTTTTAAAGAAGTAGCTAGAGTTTATAATGATGCTATCGCTGAAATAATAAATAAATACCCTGAAAGATTTATTGGGGCAGCTATTCTGCCTATAGATAAAAAAGAAATGATTGAAGAATTTGAACGTATTAAAAAATTAGGATTTAAAGCTATTTCTTTAGCAACAAGCTTTGATGGCATATATTTAGATGATGAGAGGTTTTATCCTCTTTATGAAAGATTAGAGGCATTAAACATGCCTATTTTTGTTCATCCCCAGATTATAAATCCCATAGGTTATGAAAGAATAAAAGACCCTTTACTTACCCCTGTCATTGAATTTGTGTTTGATACTACAATGTGCATTGGAAAGTTGATAGTAGCAGGCATATTTAAAAAGTTTAAAGATTTAAAATTTATCTTTGCCCATTTAGGAGGGGTAATGCCCTTTATCAAAGAGAGGTTTGATATCATATATAAAATGCTTAGAAAGAGAAATATAGTTAAAGACATCTTTGCTATGCCTAGTGAATATTTAAAAAAACTCATTGTAGATACAAGTGGGACTACATCTCATTCTGCCCTTATGTGCACGATTGAGATGGTAGGGACAGATCATATTTTATGGGGGAGCGATTACCCAGGTAATCCTGATATATCCAATTCAATCAAGGCTATAAAAAGATTAAATATTTCTGAAGAAGAAAAGAAAAAGATATTAGGAGAGAATATAAAAAGATTGTTAAAATGA
- a CDS encoding polyketide cyclase, with translation MGHTVNSILIKAPYDLVFDISNDIERWTELFGGEYKEAKILKREGNKITFQLTDNRGNSWQSFRLLFKDYYFTYAQRVEPLFPFKYMKIIWLYTPMPEGILMTWIQDFSMEEGAKFNDKQVEEFINKHSRENLKIFKEVIEKEAKK, from the coding sequence ATGGGACACACAGTAAATTCTATTTTAATTAAAGCACCTTATGATTTGGTATTTGATATTTCAAATGACATTGAAAGGTGGACAGAATTATTTGGTGGTGAATACAAGGAGGCAAAGATATTAAAAAGGGAAGGGAATAAAATTACATTTCAATTAACTGATAATAGAGGAAATTCCTGGCAATCCTTTCGCCTCTTATTTAAAGATTATTACTTTACTTATGCCCAGAGAGTAGAGCCTCTATTTCCTTTTAAATACATGAAGATTATTTGGCTTTATACCCCTATGCCTGAAGGGATACTTATGACTTGGATTCAAGACTTTTCTATGGAAGAGGGGGCAAAATTTAATGATAAACAGGTTGAAGAATTTATTAATAAACATTCAAGGGAAAATTTAAAGATATTTAAAGAAGTGATAGAGAAAGAGGCAAAGAAATGA
- a CDS encoding beta-ketoacyl-[acyl-carrier-protein] synthase family protein has translation MKVAITGIGIVAPPGVCKEDFWQNVKAGKSFISPITRFDASKYPSQVAGQIENLNTNPIPRRLLKKIDKFSIFALIATEQAIKDASLNLAKEDPYNIGIFIGNALGGWLYAETELRDLYVEGRDGVSPYLASAWFPAAPQGQISIFYGIKGYSKTVVADRASALMAIGYAAKVIENKKLNIAFAGGTEAPVTPYALLCCSTEGSLSKGLYRPFDKERDGFVVGEGAGILVLEDVEHALKRGANIYGFITGYGSFCDGVDRIMPDPNGKGLIKAIKAALDMAGYKPTDIDYICADGVGTKLGDISETRAIKEVFGKKIPVSAPKTMFGYLLGAAGAVDVIIALLAMQEGIIPPTINYQTKDPECDLDYVPNKSRPKEVKRALIISRGRGGINAVLTIERG, from the coding sequence ATGAAAGTAGCGATTACAGGAATAGGCATTGTTGCTCCTCCTGGTGTTTGTAAAGAAGATTTTTGGCAAAATGTTAAAGCAGGAAAATCCTTTATTTCTCCTATTACAAGGTTTGATGCCTCAAAATATCCCTCACAGGTAGCAGGTCAGATTGAGAATTTAAATACAAATCCTATCCCTCGTCGTCTTTTAAAAAAGATAGATAAGTTTTCTATCTTTGCCTTAATTGCTACAGAGCAAGCAATAAAAGATGCATCTTTAAATTTAGCCAAAGAAGATCCTTATAATATAGGTATCTTTATAGGGAATGCCTTAGGAGGATGGCTTTATGCTGAGACAGAATTACGTGACCTCTATGTAGAAGGAAGGGATGGTGTAAGTCCATATCTAGCTAGTGCCTGGTTTCCAGCTGCCCCTCAAGGTCAGATCTCTATTTTTTATGGGATAAAAGGATATAGCAAAACAGTAGTTGCAGATAGGGCAAGTGCCTTAATGGCTATTGGTTATGCAGCAAAGGTTATTGAGAATAAAAAATTAAATATTGCCTTTGCTGGTGGCACAGAGGCACCAGTTACTCCTTATGCTTTACTTTGTTGTAGCACAGAAGGTTCACTTTCAAAAGGTCTTTATCGTCCATTTGATAAAGAGAGGGATGGTTTTGTTGTAGGTGAGGGGGCAGGAATTTTGGTCTTAGAAGATGTAGAACATGCCTTAAAAAGAGGAGCAAATATCTATGGATTTATTACAGGTTATGGAAGTTTTTGTGATGGTGTTGACCGTATCATGCCAGATCCAAATGGCAAAGGGCTTATAAAGGCAATAAAGGCTGCTTTAGATATGGCAGGTTATAAGCCTACAGACATTGATTATATCTGTGCTGATGGAGTGGGAACAAAGTTAGGGGATATAAGTGAAACAAGGGCAATAAAAGAGGTTTTTGGAAAAAAGATACCTGTTAGTGCGCCAAAGACTATGTTTGGTTATCTGCTTGGGGCTGCTGGTGCTGTTGATGTAATTATTGCCCTTTTGGCTATGCAAGAGGGTATTATCCCTCCAACCATAAATTATCAAACAAAAGATCCAGAATGTGATTTGGATTATGTGCCTAATAAAAGTCGCCCTAAAGAGGTTAAAAGGGCACTTATTATCTCAAGGGGTAGAGGAGGTATAAATGCTGTTTTAACTATAGAAAGGGGGTGA
- a CDS encoding acyl carrier protein produces MGNIEERVKKLFVKLFDMKPEEVNLEANLNDDLGMDSTEIVELTVALEKEFKINIEDGEIKKRHCVSDVVNIVKNRIK; encoded by the coding sequence ATGGGAAATATCGAAGAAAGGGTAAAGAAATTGTTTGTTAAATTGTTTGACATGAAACCAGAAGAGGTTAATTTAGAAGCAAATCTAAATGATGATCTTGGGATGGATTCTACAGAAATAGTAGAGCTTACTGTAGCATTAGAGAAGGAGTTTAAGATTAATATTGAAGATGGTGAGATTAAAAAAAGACATTGTGTAAGTGATGTTGTAAATATTGTGAAGAATAGAATCAAATGA